One region of Metallosphaera sedula DSM 5348 genomic DNA includes:
- a CDS encoding ATP-binding protein codes for MEIQRREQRDVMSLRDWTLIFGRRKVGKSFLIRKYLKHDLYFTVTRDLQAFFLDGEIRPLQDALKELSETLRRDGTAVVNEFQRMPERYWEMFGPLSQNGKLVLVGSSFRISRRVFDSKSPLLGLVIPYRMGLIHYAETLHAVRNPLLAVLYKDPWVISFLRDVKDLQERGYQLYMVTKGLVGEVFEEEERQLTTLYEAILMSLAEGEWNTSIIAGSLAGKGIDITASSVSGYLDVLAGLGLVDKVEIFGARRRARWYYRLSSPVLSLMFYAEAKYNVSVTERVGELPLGREVQFAIGELLAEKHGGVMAYSPYEDIDVVILKDGKPVIGYEVKVGEIDRREAERAISRIRSSGIPRVGLVSLRDKPKFEVEESLGPEELIKVADEIYRRVLGQ; via the coding sequence ATGGAAATACAAAGAAGGGAACAAAGGGACGTGATGAGCCTCAGGGATTGGACCCTGATATTCGGGCGAAGGAAGGTTGGTAAGTCCTTTCTGATCAGGAAATACCTCAAACACGACCTCTATTTCACGGTAACGAGAGATCTACAGGCCTTCTTCCTTGACGGGGAAATTAGGCCCCTCCAAGATGCCCTCAAGGAGTTGAGCGAGACTCTGAGGCGTGATGGAACCGCGGTAGTGAACGAGTTTCAGAGAATGCCTGAAAGGTACTGGGAAATGTTTGGTCCCCTGAGTCAGAACGGTAAACTCGTGTTGGTAGGTTCGAGTTTCAGAATATCTAGAAGGGTGTTTGATTCCAAGAGTCCGCTTCTCGGTCTAGTAATACCCTACAGGATGGGGCTCATCCATTACGCTGAGACCCTTCATGCAGTGAGGAATCCCCTGCTCGCGGTCCTGTACAAGGATCCATGGGTGATCTCCTTTTTGAGGGACGTAAAGGACTTGCAGGAAAGGGGATACCAGCTCTACATGGTCACCAAGGGGCTTGTGGGGGAAGTCTTTGAGGAAGAGGAGAGGCAGTTAACAACCCTTTATGAGGCCATTCTCATGTCACTTGCAGAGGGGGAGTGGAATACCTCAATAATAGCTGGGAGCCTTGCGGGGAAGGGGATTGATATTACGGCCTCCTCGGTTAGCGGTTACCTTGACGTATTAGCAGGCCTGGGATTGGTGGACAAGGTGGAGATCTTCGGTGCCAGGAGGAGGGCAAGGTGGTATTACAGATTATCGTCTCCAGTTCTGTCCCTCATGTTTTATGCAGAGGCTAAGTATAACGTCTCCGTAACGGAAAGAGTGGGCGAGTTACCTCTGGGTAGGGAGGTTCAGTTCGCAATTGGAGAACTTCTGGCGGAAAAGCATGGAGGCGTTATGGCATACTCGCCTTACGAGGATATAGACGTCGTGATACTCAAGGATGGTAAGCCAGTGATAGGGTATGAGGTGAAGGTGGGGGAAATCGATAGAAGGGAAGCTGAAAGGGCAATCTCCAGGATAAGGAGTTCTGGAATTCCGCGTGTGGGACTGGTGAGCCTCAGGGACAAACCCAAGTTCGAGGTCGAGGAGAGTCTGGGTCCAGAGGAACTTATCAAGGTTGCAGACGAGATATATAGGAGGGTCTTAGGTCAGTAA
- the speB gene encoding agmatinase encodes MRQIDALKSPRFSQISTFARLPLCGDERVEAVFIGIPFDDATTYRPGARFGPMGIRDGSRLLRPYNPFQKVYPLDELSACDGGDVDVIPGHIEDTMKRIEEVLVGRMRNSTLFIAGGDHSITLPVLRAVHRVHGKVNLVHLDSHYDFWDSHWGKKYDHGTWLRRALEEGLLNEVIQLGIRGSLFSHEDVEDSKRLGITSYNIREVKANPEKVIREINGLEGPTYISFDIDVVDPAFAPGTGTPEVGGLTSFEALEILRSLNLNLVGFDVVEVSPPYDVSEITSMLGANLIYEAMSLKARMKHGEGGKAGN; translated from the coding sequence ATGAGGCAGATAGATGCCCTCAAATCCCCGAGATTTTCTCAGATTTCGACCTTTGCTCGATTACCCCTCTGCGGAGACGAGAGGGTCGAGGCAGTTTTCATAGGAATTCCCTTCGATGACGCCACAACCTACAGGCCAGGGGCAAGGTTCGGTCCCATGGGTATAAGGGATGGTTCTAGGTTGTTGAGGCCCTACAACCCCTTCCAGAAGGTATATCCGCTTGACGAGCTCTCCGCCTGTGATGGGGGAGACGTGGATGTGATTCCGGGTCACATTGAGGATACCATGAAGAGGATTGAGGAGGTCCTCGTGGGAAGGATGAGGAACTCGACCCTCTTCATAGCGGGAGGGGATCACTCCATCACCCTACCAGTGCTGAGAGCAGTGCACAGGGTTCATGGGAAGGTAAACCTGGTTCACCTGGACTCGCATTACGACTTCTGGGACTCCCACTGGGGTAAGAAATACGACCACGGAACCTGGCTCAGGAGGGCCCTCGAGGAGGGTCTTCTGAACGAGGTAATACAGCTTGGGATAAGGGGCTCCCTCTTCTCCCACGAGGATGTAGAGGACTCCAAAAGACTTGGCATAACCTCCTACAACATTAGGGAGGTGAAGGCTAACCCGGAGAAGGTGATCAGGGAAATTAATGGTCTTGAGGGGCCCACTTACATCTCCTTTGACATAGACGTGGTGGATCCAGCTTTCGCCCCTGGGACCGGGACACCTGAAGTGGGCGGGCTAACTTCGTTTGAGGCACTGGAGATCCTAAGATCCCTAAACCTGAACCTGGTGGGGTTTGACGTAGTTGAGGTTTCCCCGCCCTACGACGTGAGCGAAATAACCTCCATGTTGGGGGCAAACCTGATATATGAGGCCATGAGCTTGAAGGCGAGGATGAAGCATGGAGAGGGAGGTAAAGCGGGAAATTAG
- a CDS encoding 5-formyltetrahydrofolate cyclo-ligase: MEREVKREIRERIWRLMEEKNVASFPRPVRGRIPNFKGSAEAARILSETQEFRNARVIKCNPDSPQAPLRELVLRSRKVLLVPTPRLRGEFFLMTEKAWESPREASRISNFSSFGERVHFRNIPRIDLVVVGSVAVSQDGGRVGKGEGYSELEYAILREQGLVDEKVPVVTTVHSIQVVDSIPLEPFDVPVDIFATEKGLFRTPSKPKPQGLLLEYLTPEKILDTPYLLEYLKETGRLNKVLRRT; this comes from the coding sequence ATGGAGAGGGAGGTAAAGCGGGAAATTAGGGAGAGAATCTGGAGATTAATGGAGGAGAAGAACGTAGCTTCGTTCCCTAGACCCGTGAGGGGGAGAATACCCAACTTCAAGGGAAGTGCCGAGGCAGCCAGGATTCTTTCAGAGACCCAAGAGTTCAGAAACGCGAGGGTCATCAAGTGCAACCCTGACTCTCCTCAGGCACCCCTCAGAGAACTGGTCCTGAGATCGAGGAAGGTGTTACTGGTCCCCACCCCAAGGTTGAGGGGAGAGTTCTTCCTTATGACTGAAAAGGCCTGGGAGAGTCCCAGGGAAGCCTCAAGGATTTCAAACTTTTCCTCCTTCGGGGAAAGGGTTCACTTTAGGAACATACCAAGGATAGATCTAGTCGTAGTGGGTTCGGTTGCGGTTTCGCAGGATGGAGGCAGGGTAGGAAAGGGAGAAGGTTACAGTGAGCTTGAATATGCCATCCTCAGGGAACAGGGCTTGGTGGATGAAAAGGTACCAGTCGTCACCACGGTGCACTCTATCCAGGTTGTGGATAGTATTCCGTTGGAGCCCTTCGATGTCCCCGTGGACATTTTTGCAACGGAAAAAGGACTCTTTAGGACTCCATCCAAACCTAAACCTCAGGGGCTCCTTCTTGAGTACTTAACCCCAGAGAAGATCCTAGACACCCCTTACCTCCTGGAATATCTAAAGGAGACGGGCAGGCTTAACAAGGTTCTTCGCAGAACCTAG
- a CDS encoding antibiotic biosynthesis monooxygenase family protein has translation MINVGFYYRVKKGHEKEFEETFSKVLEYLKKNFPGFKDGKLYRSVSDPQEYLIYSEWENLEVFRQFVSSQAYRDTTSYGKTIIEGRPTHRVLQQVE, from the coding sequence ATGATAAATGTAGGATTTTATTATAGGGTCAAGAAGGGTCATGAAAAGGAATTTGAGGAAACCTTCTCGAAGGTTCTGGAGTATCTGAAGAAGAACTTCCCGGGTTTCAAGGATGGGAAGTTATACAGGAGCGTATCTGATCCTCAGGAATACCTCATCTATAGTGAATGGGAAAACTTGGAAGTGTTTAGACAATTCGTGTCAAGTCAGGCGTATAGGGACACCACTTCATATGGAAAGACAATCATCGAGGGAAGGCCAACCCATAGGGTCTTACAGCAGGTGGAGTGA
- the soxC gene encoding proton pump complex cytochrome B SoxC, with the protein MSLTKRVSNWFSERLGLNDLPFFKTPDYMYHVNEWLGALVAASFIYTVISGLILLLYYNAAAGYQSTETIINQVPYGSVVLYSHLYGSYAMIILAYVHMFRNYFVGAYKKPRELLWILGVLMLVLTLGASFLGYSLIGDALAVSAVDVGAGIITSIPQLSFLIPIIFGNYDTGDYTRVLALHIILVALIGLLFVFHFFLAEQYGMMPSRKVKPKAPAVYTKEEWSKFNPWWPRNFVYMSSLIFMTWGFILAIPNALAYLNGLPQYFDPFMNPKPAPPPNSPAAAHITTYPPWFFLFLYKIADFTSDVVIFLMIGVIIPLVYLIILPFIDRSDELHPLKRKVFTGIGILMITYLIQTSLWGDLAPGVEVSIKEQVIAYLIPAIIVALGLTFIKPMDVKTKQVRGISPLTSLLFVVVAMLFAGSVVELIDYPSLFTFAVTLFTGSLFFIGSKTMGKVVLSKGFPNNAVPEVRTTTETPTSNETKRKFAEVLMSILFILVVIIVAQMWTIPPTGYASNLFGVDLGLVFLMLGEVISLYHYVVYKKPVEKEE; encoded by the coding sequence ATGAGTTTAACAAAAAGGGTTTCAAACTGGTTTTCGGAGAGACTAGGATTAAATGACCTACCTTTCTTCAAGACTCCAGACTACATGTATCACGTTAACGAATGGTTAGGCGCGTTGGTCGCTGCATCATTTATCTACACCGTGATATCTGGCCTAATACTTCTGCTATATTATAACGCAGCAGCAGGTTACCAGTCAACTGAGACCATAATCAATCAAGTGCCCTATGGGTCCGTGGTGCTCTATAGTCACCTATATGGCTCCTACGCCATGATTATCCTGGCTTACGTTCACATGTTTAGGAACTATTTCGTGGGAGCATATAAGAAGCCAAGGGAACTCCTGTGGATACTCGGCGTTTTAATGCTCGTCCTCACCCTAGGAGCTTCCTTCCTGGGATATAGCCTTATTGGGGACGCCCTCGCAGTTAGCGCTGTTGACGTTGGTGCCGGAATCATCACCTCAATTCCGCAACTGTCCTTCTTAATACCCATCATCTTCGGGAATTATGACACTGGAGACTACACGAGAGTACTTGCGTTGCACATTATCCTAGTGGCTTTAATAGGTCTACTTTTCGTGTTCCACTTCTTCCTTGCGGAGCAGTATGGAATGATGCCCTCAAGGAAGGTAAAGCCAAAGGCGCCTGCGGTTTACACCAAGGAGGAATGGTCTAAGTTTAATCCATGGTGGCCTAGGAACTTCGTTTACATGAGCTCGCTGATTTTCATGACTTGGGGTTTCATTCTAGCTATCCCGAACGCGCTAGCCTACCTAAACGGACTGCCACAATACTTCGATCCCTTCATGAACCCGAAGCCAGCTCCTCCACCCAACAGCCCTGCTGCAGCGCATATTACAACCTATCCACCGTGGTTCTTCCTGTTCCTCTACAAGATCGCAGACTTCACCAGTGACGTGGTAATATTTCTAATGATAGGTGTAATAATACCACTGGTATACCTCATCATCTTGCCATTCATAGATAGAAGCGACGAACTTCACCCGCTCAAGAGGAAGGTATTCACTGGGATAGGTATCCTCATGATTACGTACCTTATACAAACCTCCCTGTGGGGAGATCTTGCTCCCGGAGTTGAAGTAAGTATTAAGGAACAGGTTATCGCTTATCTCATACCGGCAATTATAGTAGCTCTAGGTTTAACCTTCATTAAGCCAATGGACGTCAAGACGAAACAGGTCAGAGGAATATCACCCCTTACATCTCTACTCTTCGTGGTGGTGGCAATGTTGTTCGCTGGTTCCGTCGTGGAGCTAATCGACTATCCAAGCCTGTTTACCTTTGCGGTCACGCTATTCACGGGCTCGCTATTCTTTATAGGAAGTAAGACCATGGGCAAGGTAGTTCTGAGTAAGGGTTTTCCCAACAATGCTGTACCTGAAGTCAGAACAACCACTGAGACTCCCACCTCCAATGAGACCAAGAGGAAGTTCGCGGAGGTTCTCATGAGCATTCTCTTCATTCTAGTTGTGATAATAGTGGCGCAAATGTGGACTATCCCTCCAACTGGCTATGCCTCAAACCTGTTCGGAGTGGATCTGGGACTGGTATTTCTAATGCTGGGAGAGGTAATCTCTCTCTACCACTACGTGGTCTACAAGAAGCCCGTTGAGAAGGAAGAATAA
- the soxL2 gene encoding Rieske iron-sulfur protein SoxL2: MPLKIRLGNGEKGVLKTSDLYFIQKLLRTMRNPKTRFDSREFVEKGEDYLFNYVGKNVGGIDEGRRNFLKGIVIGVAAATVVGIIPGLRVLVPPVEQATGFPKSLLVDVSGNPLKASSIPVNSPIITLYEYPLTGEPNFLLNLGDKSGNPVSIAPVEVSVPQTGKTYKFPGGVGPNNSIVSYSAICQHLGCTPPYIHFYPPNYVGPSQLTAPEPNTLTAQALLAAKQANIPALIHCDCHGSTYDPYGGGAVLTGPTQRPLPAVILEYDSSTDYLYAIGAIGVATYPEGSDGVPSQDPTKDLDTSQYGSSVGSKTQVQASTNPFSGS, from the coding sequence ATGCCGTTAAAAATTAGGTTAGGGAACGGCGAGAAGGGTGTCCTGAAGACTTCAGATCTGTATTTCATACAGAAATTACTTAGGACCATGAGGAATCCCAAGACTAGGTTCGATAGCAGGGAGTTTGTAGAGAAAGGCGAGGATTACCTGTTTAACTATGTGGGGAAAAATGTGGGCGGAATTGATGAGGGGAGAAGAAACTTCCTAAAGGGAATAGTCATAGGTGTAGCCGCCGCGACGGTGGTTGGAATAATCCCCGGGCTAAGAGTTCTTGTTCCGCCAGTGGAGCAGGCTACTGGCTTCCCCAAGTCCCTTCTGGTAGATGTGTCAGGGAACCCGTTGAAGGCGTCCTCTATCCCAGTGAACAGCCCCATAATCACTCTATACGAGTATCCTCTAACAGGTGAACCCAACTTCCTCCTCAATCTGGGCGATAAGTCTGGTAATCCGGTCTCCATTGCGCCCGTGGAGGTGTCCGTTCCACAAACTGGGAAGACGTACAAGTTCCCTGGAGGCGTTGGACCAAATAACTCGATCGTATCCTACTCTGCCATATGCCAGCATCTAGGTTGTACGCCTCCGTACATACATTTCTATCCTCCTAACTACGTGGGACCCTCACAGCTCACCGCTCCAGAGCCTAACACGCTGACCGCTCAGGCCTTGCTAGCCGCAAAGCAGGCCAATATCCCAGCATTGATCCATTGTGACTGCCACGGTTCCACGTACGATCCCTATGGGGGAGGTGCTGTATTAACAGGCCCTACGCAAAGACCGTTACCCGCCGTTATCCTTGAGTATGACAGCTCCACAGACTACCTTTACGCGATAGGGGCCATAGGTGTTGCCACTTACCCAGAGGGATCAGACGGCGTACCATCACAAGATCCCACAAAGGATCTGGATACCTCTCAGTACGGCAGTTCGGTGGGAAGTAAGACACAGGTACAAGCTAGCACGAACCCGTTCTCGGGTTCATGA
- the cbsB gene encoding cytochrome b558/566 subunit B → MSSLRDESIKLVLVFLALASIFQFILQFIFSVSYLPIHIPFQNVLTRLGQIGIYLGYLSIGIFSILSWKKVKALLPLGILLLISPAFTLINNYFSSPLWVMYEVIVATLGILGVVESFLQAPILSLVNLPTAFMVGLLIVAGLLVDISHVELLLNYLLVFEVSLVSFLVYTVLWSSRNLSLKRASISYLASIPALFVFLPIYFLVSSNRFMDIIMNMVMPSVFGIVLTNPYSLPLFVISLAVAIYLSVTIALSRNPYAGLGYFMVITTVFLGVNGYHLILYMIYPIIGVILINMKEGKSRLLDRIINKAQNRT, encoded by the coding sequence ATGAGCTCCCTAAGGGATGAATCAATTAAGTTAGTTCTGGTTTTTTTGGCTTTAGCCTCTATTTTTCAATTCATTCTGCAGTTTATCTTCTCGGTTTCCTATCTACCCATTCATATCCCATTCCAGAACGTTCTAACTAGGCTGGGTCAGATCGGCATATATCTGGGGTACCTGTCAATAGGAATTTTCTCTATTCTCTCATGGAAAAAGGTTAAGGCGTTACTACCTCTAGGTATTCTTCTACTGATCTCCCCAGCTTTTACCCTTATCAATAACTACTTCTCATCCCCGCTATGGGTAATGTACGAGGTAATAGTGGCCACACTTGGAATTCTTGGTGTAGTCGAGAGCTTTCTCCAAGCCCCTATTCTTTCCCTAGTAAATCTCCCCACCGCCTTCATGGTGGGTCTGCTGATTGTGGCCGGATTACTCGTGGATATATCCCATGTGGAGCTCTTGCTCAATTACCTTCTAGTATTTGAGGTCTCCCTGGTTAGTTTCCTAGTCTATACCGTGCTCTGGAGTTCCCGCAATCTTAGTCTAAAAAGAGCTTCGATCTCCTACTTGGCATCAATCCCTGCGCTTTTCGTGTTTCTTCCAATCTATTTCCTGGTTTCCAGCAACAGGTTCATGGATATAATAATGAACATGGTAATGCCCTCAGTTTTCGGTATAGTCCTCACGAATCCGTATTCACTACCCTTATTCGTGATATCCCTTGCGGTGGCCATTTATCTATCAGTCACCATAGCGCTTAGCAGGAATCCCTATGCTGGTCTAGGATACTTCATGGTAATAACGACGGTATTTCTAGGGGTGAACGGTTATCATTTAATTCTCTATATGATATACCCGATAATTGGGGTCATCCTAATCAACATGAAAGAAGGAAAGAGCAGGCTATTAGATAGAATTATAAACAAAGCACAAAACAGAACTTAG
- the cbsA gene encoding cytochrome b558/566 subunit A: MRRLDNRKILLILGVGLLVASLIMGFVSVPMAQTTPQIVAYKISGSANLSAPGTESFWSKIPWDNISLTANIPQAPTSGLTHYVLVKTAWNGTDLMVLMSWPAPDPAFGAWSAAAGALYPAASGPGLFRQILLTPGVTYSLNKSFSNYYAIINGKQEQGRLILNYSGITLPTPNMTQIQVLPNGSIILYHSLRPMEDLLYNNGMFYGYYTNNTWYYPDRAAIMWYMGSVIPPTSDCMNIGGKVPGQEFDGFTLKDAGGSLQQQGGAANIWMWVSGATWNNKTYDPAFAANLWNNESLTGLPYTDPGNQGFAVPLYTNNTNMYEVDTAGIWYAPVASSGLNGSLFFVKTGATYSNGFWTVEYVRPLQVPQAYAQWMPNFTVGNTYYVAFAVWQGKLGETLFDKSITSGFLQFTLSNSAPTTTTTTTTTSNTTTTTNTTSTTSTSSSVGNVTLDVTVVGVIVAIIALLALYVVFRR, encoded by the coding sequence ATGCGCAGGTTAGACAACAGGAAAATCTTGTTAATCCTAGGAGTAGGACTACTGGTCGCCTCACTCATCATGGGTTTTGTCAGCGTCCCCATGGCCCAAACCACTCCCCAGATAGTAGCCTACAAGATCTCGGGTTCAGCTAACCTCAGTGCCCCAGGGACTGAAAGCTTCTGGTCCAAGATTCCTTGGGACAACATCTCGCTCACGGCCAACATACCCCAGGCCCCAACATCCGGTTTAACCCATTACGTCCTGGTGAAGACAGCCTGGAATGGGACTGACCTCATGGTCCTCATGAGCTGGCCAGCCCCAGACCCAGCGTTCGGTGCCTGGTCTGCAGCTGCAGGTGCACTCTATCCTGCTGCCAGTGGTCCAGGTCTATTCAGGCAAATCCTTCTAACTCCAGGAGTTACGTACTCACTGAATAAATCCTTCAGTAATTATTATGCCATTATCAACGGGAAGCAGGAACAAGGGAGGTTAATACTAAATTACTCTGGGATTACCCTACCAACTCCAAACATGACGCAGATTCAGGTCTTACCCAATGGTAGTATTATCCTATATCACTCCCTAAGACCCATGGAGGACCTCCTGTACAACAATGGTATGTTTTATGGTTACTACACAAATAACACTTGGTATTACCCTGACAGGGCTGCAATAATGTGGTACATGGGTAGCGTAATTCCTCCCACAAGTGACTGTATGAACATAGGTGGAAAGGTACCTGGACAGGAGTTTGATGGCTTCACCCTAAAGGATGCAGGTGGTTCACTACAACAGCAGGGAGGTGCAGCCAACATCTGGATGTGGGTCTCCGGCGCCACATGGAACAACAAGACCTACGACCCCGCTTTCGCGGCAAACCTATGGAATAACGAGTCTCTCACTGGCCTACCCTACACGGATCCAGGTAATCAGGGCTTCGCTGTTCCGCTCTACACTAACAACACCAACATGTACGAAGTGGACACGGCAGGCATATGGTACGCTCCCGTGGCCTCCTCAGGCCTCAACGGCTCCCTCTTCTTCGTTAAGACCGGAGCCACTTACTCCAACGGTTTCTGGACCGTGGAGTACGTGAGACCCCTACAGGTACCTCAGGCATATGCCCAGTGGATGCCCAACTTCACTGTGGGCAACACCTACTACGTTGCCTTCGCTGTTTGGCAGGGCAAGCTGGGTGAGACCCTGTTCGACAAGTCCATCACCTCTGGCTTCCTCCAGTTCACCCTCTCCAATTCGGCCCCAACCACAACCACTACAACAACCACTACATCAAACACCACAACCACCACCAACACCACCTCCACCACAAGCACTTCCTCCAGTGTGGGGAACGTTACACTGGATGTTACTGTAGTAGGTGTAATCGTAGCAATCATAGCCCTTCTAGCCCTATACGTGGTGTTTAGAAGATGA
- a CDS encoding plasma-membrane proton-efflux P-type ATPase, with protein sequence MSDNETLDSLLKSLNTTLNGLTSEEAKSRLLKFGPNEVKEKKRSPVIEFLLKFWAPVPWMLEVTVVLTFILQKYLDMYIILFLLVFNSVISFVQEHRAENAVELLKRRLQVMAKVKRDGKWISIQAKELVPGDLVTIRIGDIVPADIRIVEGEVLVDQSALTGESQPVERKVLDTVYSGSVVKRGEAKGIVISTGERTYFGKTTQLVQVAKAKSHIQDIIMKIVRYLIMIDVTLVVALTLFALLAGIRLEEVLPFSLVVLIASVPVALPATFTIAMALGAEELSRKGILVTRLNASEDAASMDVLNLDKTGTLTENRLRVGDPVPSKGYTERDVIVYALLASDEATLDPIDVAVAECSRERGVTSSYSRLHFEPFDPSKKRTEAIISTPEGELRIMKGAPQVIEQLASVDKKWFDEQVSLLSSKGFRVIAVAAGREKLEVVGLLPLYDRPRPDSARFIQEIKNLGVSPKMVTGDNSLIAVEVAKEVGIGDRVCDMREVREASKQEKMKYVEECQVFAEVFPEDKYTIVKSLQDSGHVVGMTGDGVNDAPALKQAEVGIAVYNSTDVAKASASMVLTHEGLTDIVEAIKTGRKIYQRMLTYTMNKIIKTLQVVLFLTLSFFVTRFFVTTPFDVILLLFLNDFVTMSIATDNVTYSMKPERWNVDKIVRSSLILAFLVLLESFFVLWFSIYLRLDVNQIHTATFDMLVFTGQFTIYLLRTRGRIWSSRPSKPLLISSIADILFVLMISSLGILVTPIPIQVTLLILLTAFTFNLIFDQIKVSLLRLT encoded by the coding sequence ATGAGCGACAATGAGACACTGGACTCTCTTCTAAAATCCCTAAACACCACTTTGAATGGGCTAACCTCAGAGGAAGCCAAATCCAGGCTTCTCAAGTTTGGACCCAACGAAGTCAAGGAGAAGAAGAGGAGTCCGGTCATTGAATTCCTCCTAAAGTTCTGGGCTCCAGTGCCATGGATGTTGGAAGTAACGGTAGTACTTACCTTTATACTTCAGAAATACCTTGACATGTACATAATTCTCTTTCTCCTAGTTTTTAACTCCGTAATAAGTTTCGTCCAAGAGCACAGGGCAGAGAACGCTGTGGAACTTCTAAAACGAAGACTCCAGGTCATGGCTAAGGTAAAGAGAGACGGGAAGTGGATCTCAATCCAGGCCAAGGAGTTGGTGCCTGGGGATCTAGTTACCATAAGAATTGGAGACATTGTGCCCGCTGACATTAGGATAGTGGAAGGGGAAGTTCTCGTGGATCAGTCAGCCCTGACCGGGGAGTCACAGCCTGTGGAAAGGAAAGTCTTGGACACGGTTTACTCTGGCTCCGTAGTCAAGAGAGGTGAAGCCAAGGGAATAGTGATAAGTACAGGGGAAAGGACCTATTTCGGCAAGACCACTCAACTAGTTCAGGTAGCTAAGGCCAAATCCCATATTCAGGACATAATCATGAAGATCGTGAGATACCTGATAATGATTGACGTTACCCTAGTGGTTGCCCTCACTTTATTCGCACTTTTAGCCGGGATAAGACTTGAGGAAGTTTTACCTTTCTCCTTAGTTGTCCTAATAGCCTCAGTGCCAGTGGCTCTTCCTGCAACTTTCACCATAGCCATGGCCTTGGGCGCCGAGGAGCTTTCGAGAAAGGGAATCTTGGTTACCAGGCTTAACGCTTCTGAGGATGCTGCCAGTATGGATGTCCTTAACCTAGATAAGACTGGAACTCTCACCGAGAACAGGCTTAGGGTTGGCGATCCTGTCCCTTCAAAGGGTTACACTGAAAGAGACGTAATTGTTTATGCCCTTCTAGCATCAGATGAGGCAACACTGGATCCCATAGATGTCGCAGTGGCTGAGTGTTCCAGGGAGAGGGGAGTCACATCATCCTACTCCAGGTTGCACTTTGAGCCTTTTGATCCGTCCAAGAAAAGGACGGAAGCCATAATATCTACACCAGAGGGCGAACTCAGGATTATGAAGGGAGCCCCTCAGGTAATAGAGCAGTTGGCGAGTGTCGATAAGAAATGGTTTGATGAACAGGTAAGTTTACTCTCATCGAAGGGCTTTAGGGTGATCGCTGTGGCTGCTGGGAGGGAAAAACTTGAGGTCGTAGGTCTGCTTCCGCTTTACGATAGACCTAGACCTGACAGTGCGAGGTTCATCCAAGAGATAAAGAATCTAGGTGTGTCCCCTAAGATGGTAACAGGCGACAACTCACTGATAGCTGTCGAGGTAGCTAAGGAAGTGGGTATAGGGGATAGGGTTTGCGATATGAGAGAGGTTAGGGAAGCATCTAAACAGGAAAAGATGAAGTACGTTGAGGAATGTCAGGTATTTGCGGAAGTCTTTCCGGAGGATAAGTACACCATCGTTAAGTCGCTTCAGGATTCTGGGCACGTAGTAGGAATGACTGGGGATGGTGTGAATGATGCGCCAGCGCTAAAACAGGCAGAGGTAGGTATTGCGGTCTACAATTCCACAGACGTTGCCAAGGCATCTGCAAGCATGGTGCTGACGCATGAGGGATTAACCGATATTGTTGAGGCCATTAAGACGGGTAGAAAGATATATCAAAGGATGCTCACCTACACGATGAACAAGATAATAAAGACGCTCCAGGTTGTCCTTTTTCTAACGCTCTCTTTCTTTGTTACAAGGTTCTTCGTGACAACTCCCTTTGATGTAATACTTTTGCTCTTCCTCAACGATTTCGTCACCATGTCAATTGCCACCGACAACGTCACCTATTCCATGAAACCTGAGAGATGGAACGTGGACAAAATTGTCAGGTCCTCTCTGATATTGGCCTTCCTGGTATTGTTGGAATCCTTCTTTGTCCTCTGGTTTTCAATCTATCTAAGGCTGGACGTAAACCAAATACACACAGCGACTTTCGATATGCTTGTCTTTACCGGTCAGTTCACAATTTACCTCCTTCGAACTAGGGGAAGAATTTGGAGCTCCAGGCCAAGTAAACCGCTTCTAATCTCGTCTATTGCAGACATATTATTTGTACTAATGATCTCCTCTCTTGGAATACTGGTCACGCCTATTCCCATCCAGGTAACCTTACTAATTCTCTTAACTGCATTTACTTTCAACTTAATATTTGATCAGATTAAGGTAAGTTTACTAAGATTAACCTAA